Proteins encoded within one genomic window of Candidatus Brevundimonas colombiensis:
- a CDS encoding Rrf2 family transcriptional regulator produces the protein MSDSQRFPVAAHALAYMAHKGAYGPAQAAPSGVLASSIPTNPVVVRRVTALLAKAGLIATRPGATGGSWLLRQPEDIRLDEVLKAVNGCAHIGSPPAGAKGCPISEHIPRQVAKALTAADEAATEALSKITIADLLAENPTSLAAYAPHKSCPVAA, from the coding sequence ATGTCAGACAGCCAGCGCTTCCCCGTCGCCGCCCACGCCTTGGCCTATATGGCCCACAAGGGCGCCTATGGGCCTGCGCAGGCCGCCCCCAGCGGCGTCCTGGCCTCGTCCATCCCGACCAACCCCGTCGTGGTGCGTCGCGTGACCGCCCTGTTGGCCAAGGCCGGGTTGATCGCCACCCGGCCGGGCGCCACCGGCGGCTCCTGGCTGTTGCGTCAACCCGAGGACATCCGCCTGGACGAGGTGTTGAAGGCGGTGAACGGGTGCGCCCACATCGGCTCGCCGCCCGCCGGGGCCAAGGGATGCCCCATCAGCGAACATATTCCACGCCAGGTCGCCAAGGCCCTGACCGCCGCCGACGAGGCCGCGACCGAGGCCCTGTCCAAGATCACCATCGCCGATCTGCTGGCCGAAAACCCGACGTCCCTGGCGGCCTATGCGCCGCACAAATCCTGCCCCGTCGCGGCCTGA